A portion of the uncultured Draconibacterium sp. genome contains these proteins:
- a CDS encoding glycoside hydrolase family 97 protein, which translates to MKRFNFTLNLCKIVKFPLVIILVSLFSGSVLAKGSIQELTSPDNSIKVRIELADKIYYSISTNNFLLTEKSYLELQLKDQTLGENPRLSTKKYSSINEQINREIPLRNAVVDNHCNVLLLKFKGDYSVEFRAYNDGVAYRFITNMGDKDIEVLDEEVHLQFPSTFDAVLSPTGSFKTSYEISYVESNTADARELDKSTLPILIDSKQHHKILFSEADLFDYPCLFMKAADENAMNSTFPKCPLEFGEDGDRSLKIIKEANYIAKTAGSRNFPWRVFMISSDDKQIFENEMIFKLSRPNELGDTDWIKPGQVSWEWWHDARLYGVDFKSGYNLESYKYYIDFASDFGVPYIIMDEGWAKNTRDPYTPNPTIDLFELIKYGQSKNVKIVLWLTWLTVENNIDLFKTFSEWGIAGVKIDFMDRSDQWMVNYYERIAREAAKYKLFVDYHGAFKPAGMERALPNILSYEGIVGMEQNIGGGRATTKNNAFIPFIRNAVGPADFTPGAMNSVHPEDYKSTRTNPVSIGTRAYQLALYVVLESGIQMLADNPFYYYREKECTDFITSVPVVWDETKVLEAKVGEYFVVAKRFKNKWFIGAITNEEGRTIEIDFDFLADGTNYTITSFQDGVNAGVQAMDYKKVTKNIESGETLKIDLARDGGWAAVIE; encoded by the coding sequence ATGAAACGATTCAATTTCACATTGAACTTATGCAAAATTGTCAAGTTTCCATTGGTCATTATACTGGTAAGTCTGTTTTCTGGTTCTGTTCTTGCAAAGGGAAGCATTCAGGAGCTTACATCTCCTGATAATAGTATTAAGGTACGAATTGAATTGGCAGACAAGATTTATTACTCGATTAGCACCAATAATTTTTTGTTGACGGAAAAGAGCTATTTGGAACTCCAATTAAAAGATCAGACTTTGGGTGAGAATCCGAGACTTTCCACAAAGAAATACAGTTCAATCAATGAGCAAATTAATCGTGAAATTCCATTGAGAAATGCAGTCGTTGATAATCATTGTAATGTTCTTTTACTCAAATTTAAAGGTGATTATTCCGTTGAATTCCGGGCTTATAATGATGGTGTCGCTTATCGTTTTATTACAAATATGGGAGATAAAGACATTGAAGTTTTGGATGAAGAAGTTCACCTTCAGTTTCCTTCAACTTTTGATGCGGTTCTTTCGCCAACCGGTTCTTTCAAAACATCGTATGAAATATCGTATGTGGAATCGAATACTGCCGATGCCAGGGAATTGGATAAGAGCACACTCCCGATTTTAATTGATAGTAAACAGCATCATAAAATTTTGTTTTCTGAAGCTGACTTGTTCGACTATCCGTGTTTGTTTATGAAAGCTGCTGATGAAAACGCTATGAACAGTACATTTCCGAAATGTCCGCTTGAATTTGGAGAAGATGGAGACCGTAGTCTGAAGATAATTAAAGAGGCGAACTATATTGCAAAAACTGCAGGATCCCGGAACTTCCCATGGCGGGTTTTCATGATCAGTAGCGATGACAAACAAATCTTTGAAAATGAAATGATCTTCAAATTATCTCGTCCGAATGAGTTGGGAGACACCGATTGGATTAAACCGGGACAGGTAAGTTGGGAGTGGTGGCACGATGCCCGCTTGTACGGCGTTGACTTTAAATCGGGATACAACCTTGAATCGTACAAATACTACATTGATTTTGCGTCTGATTTTGGCGTTCCTTACATTATTATGGATGAAGGATGGGCTAAAAACACACGCGATCCCTATACCCCAAATCCAACCATTGATTTGTTTGAGCTGATCAAATATGGTCAGTCGAAGAATGTGAAAATTGTACTCTGGTTAACCTGGTTGACCGTTGAAAATAATATCGATCTGTTTAAGACTTTTAGTGAGTGGGGGATTGCCGGTGTTAAAATCGACTTTATGGATCGCAGCGATCAGTGGATGGTTAATTATTATGAGCGTATTGCACGTGAAGCGGCCAAATACAAATTGTTTGTTGACTATCACGGAGCATTTAAACCTGCGGGAATGGAACGTGCTTTACCAAATATTTTATCCTACGAAGGCATTGTTGGTATGGAACAAAATATTGGGGGCGGACGTGCTACAACCAAAAACAATGCGTTTATACCTTTTATAAGAAATGCAGTAGGACCAGCTGATTTTACTCCCGGTGCAATGAATTCTGTACATCCCGAAGATTACAAATCAACACGTACCAACCCTGTCAGTATTGGAACCCGCGCGTATCAGCTTGCACTCTACGTTGTTTTAGAAAGTGGAATTCAAATGCTGGCCGACAACCCTTTCTACTATTATCGCGAAAAAGAATGCACAGATTTTATTACCAGTGTGCCTGTTGTTTGGGACGAGACGAAAGTTTTAGAGGCGAAAGTGGGTGAGTATTTTGTAGTAGCAAAACGATTTAAAAATAAGTGGTTTATTGGAGCGATTACCAATGAGGAGGGACGTACAATTGAAATAGATTTTGATTTTTTAGCTGATGGTACAAACTATACAATCACTTCTTTTCAGGATGGTGTGAATGCAGGAGTTCAGGCCATGGATTATAAAAAAGTAACAAAAAATATAGAAAGTGGCGAAACGCTAAAAATCGATTTAGCTCGCGATGGAGGATGGGCCGCCGTAATTGAATAA
- a CDS encoding SusE domain-containing protein, with protein sequence MKTLIIKLTIITSLLIAFVGCEDDELRDTRVTAVQTLYEPAENASIVLQTSASAAVYFEWEPAKAEDSGMVLYEVAFDVEGGDFSEPIYRMASDNNGGYNHATISHKQLNKIGALAGLGSAETGKIIWTVFSSKGINDLKGEEVRTMEITRLAGFADVPVDVYITGAGSEGGSDLTSASIMKGIAPGEFEIYTQLTAGEAYYFTDGNAGDTRQFYIDNGVIKEGASTSTVENTSVYRINIDFNVGSVVMTEIVDFQLHFAPTDEFLYSLEYQGGGIFKASNQPLEFKQEGWGRDERYKFRMTIKDADGNDAYEWWGTLNATDGRPTGNEEYYYMTEVPESRWDDKWKFDGIMDMAYIDVIAYFWAEGPYTHNVIKVGDQ encoded by the coding sequence ATGAAAACACTAATTATAAAATTAACTATCATAACTTCTTTGCTTATCGCCTTTGTAGGATGTGAAGACGACGAACTAAGAGATACTCGCGTAACTGCCGTACAAACATTGTACGAACCAGCCGAGAATGCATCAATTGTATTACAAACTTCTGCTTCGGCAGCGGTATATTTCGAATGGGAGCCTGCAAAAGCTGAAGACAGCGGAATGGTACTTTACGAAGTGGCTTTTGATGTTGAAGGCGGCGATTTCTCGGAACCGATTTACCGAATGGCTTCGGATAATAACGGCGGTTATAACCACGCTACAATTTCGCACAAACAATTGAATAAAATTGGTGCATTAGCCGGTCTCGGTTCTGCCGAAACAGGCAAAATCATCTGGACTGTTTTCTCTTCAAAAGGAATTAACGATTTGAAAGGTGAGGAAGTAAGAACAATGGAAATTACCCGTTTGGCAGGTTTCGCTGATGTTCCTGTTGATGTTTACATTACAGGTGCCGGATCAGAAGGTGGTAGCGACTTGACTAGTGCCAGCATTATGAAAGGAATTGCTCCGGGTGAATTTGAAATTTACACTCAACTTACTGCCGGCGAAGCGTACTACTTTACCGATGGAAACGCAGGCGATACTCGTCAGTTTTACATTGATAACGGCGTAATTAAAGAAGGTGCATCAACAAGTACTGTTGAAAATACATCGGTTTACCGTATCAATATCGATTTCAACGTTGGTTCTGTAGTAATGACTGAAATCGTTGACTTCCAGTTGCACTTTGCGCCAACCGACGAATTCTTATATTCATTGGAGTACCAGGGGGGCGGTATCTTTAAAGCCAGCAACCAACCGCTTGAATTCAAGCAGGAAGGTTGGGGACGCGATGAGCGTTATAAATTCAGAATGACCATTAAAGATGCAGACGGAAACGATGCCTACGAATGGTGGGGTACGCTGAATGCAACTGACGGACGTCCGACAGGAAATGAGGAATACTACTACATGACTGAAGTTCCTGAATCGAGATGGGACGACAAGTGGAAATTCGATGGAATTATGGATATGGCCTACATCGATGTAATTGCCTATTTCTGGGCCGAAGGACCATACACACACAATGTTATTAAAGTTGGAGATCAATAG
- a CDS encoding LamG-like jellyroll fold domain-containing protein yields the protein MIRSVIICLASLVIVLCSVHAKGQSYVLKFNASEPESYIDCGTFNEYVSGDFTIETRIFIDSWAGNYILADESWSDANGSVGFAFRFNSSGNVEVNVGTGEWEAVTTTGNQLRTGKWQHVAVSVNTDNEVKIFIDGILAGNGTLSKPMIASGNHVFMGEGSAWKDRRLDGKLSDFRIWNTARTEEEINLNKDIQLDDTEEGLVANWLLNEGQGDSVLDLTSQHNLKRGAGTEWVQKDNILVDGSLKILDSGKDSVLVSVAGQTITDWSVTAAEIPGEFSFRKIDEHSAYLVYSAETSSYQNDTISIKATTANATEIEALVPVDLYDNKYQYFGEKLLDKIHDEFYNKSNGLYAEAIDESSNFKQATSFVWPASHMLRALTNAWKLNPEKYESLLFNYLEGIEAYKVTNAGRTGYAVLPGNTGNRFYDDNGQLMMPFSMIYDVAQNDIALQNLKTAYEFNNEIRDSQFAIPQHEDQLGFGMLFSMSVNYTSYAAAKLYQYTNDTRYLNEALAYYQLENDLSVKIKDSNTKLFNQASYYQNGNWSLNGTVNGNQVWGGGYRAYQTTVVIQNAILLYQLTNEQKYLDDAHEMMESCIDQWYKPGQGLSEISFWGGDDMIDALLDMNRETADDRFYSIAADIMDFLSAYNRDKRGYYAGSYSDAEGKWNLNRLNENPSEIGMMGQAAAASSFLNVALSSENIPTSIIDLESEDKKSAVIIFPNPAHRGKELKIKIPEKRGVASEAYLYNQSGQLVECYESQTVAGDGMITVTPAVNIPGVYFFRVISGVRSYNAKVLIH from the coding sequence ATGATACGATCGGTAATTATTTGTCTGGCATCACTGGTAATTGTTTTATGTTCGGTGCATGCAAAAGGGCAATCCTATGTTTTGAAATTCAATGCTTCAGAACCTGAAAGTTATATCGACTGCGGAACTTTTAATGAATATGTTTCGGGTGATTTTACCATTGAAACCCGGATCTTCATCGACAGCTGGGCAGGGAATTACATTCTGGCTGATGAGTCATGGAGCGATGCGAATGGTTCGGTTGGATTTGCTTTTCGTTTTAATTCAAGTGGAAACGTAGAGGTGAATGTTGGAACCGGAGAATGGGAAGCCGTTACAACTACCGGAAATCAACTTAGAACGGGGAAGTGGCAGCATGTAGCTGTTTCTGTGAATACCGATAATGAGGTGAAAATTTTTATCGATGGCATTTTAGCTGGCAACGGAACACTGAGCAAACCAATGATCGCATCGGGAAACCATGTTTTTATGGGCGAAGGTTCGGCGTGGAAAGACCGCCGTTTGGATGGCAAATTATCCGATTTTAGAATCTGGAATACAGCACGAACCGAAGAGGAAATTAATTTAAATAAAGACATCCAACTAGACGATACCGAAGAAGGTTTAGTAGCCAACTGGTTACTGAATGAAGGACAAGGTGATTCCGTTTTGGACCTAACATCGCAGCATAACCTAAAACGCGGTGCAGGGACAGAATGGGTGCAAAAAGACAATATTCTGGTAGATGGAAGTCTGAAAATACTGGATAGTGGAAAAGACTCGGTATTGGTAAGTGTTGCGGGCCAAACTATTACCGATTGGAGTGTGACTGCAGCCGAAATTCCCGGCGAATTTTCATTCCGAAAAATAGATGAGCATTCGGCTTATCTGGTTTATTCTGCCGAAACTTCAAGCTATCAGAACGATACAATTTCGATAAAAGCTACAACTGCTAATGCCACAGAAATTGAGGCACTGGTACCTGTAGATTTATACGATAACAAGTACCAGTATTTTGGAGAAAAACTGTTGGATAAAATTCATGATGAGTTTTATAATAAAAGCAATGGATTGTATGCCGAAGCGATTGATGAATCATCAAATTTTAAACAAGCAACCAGCTTTGTTTGGCCGGCTTCGCACATGTTGCGGGCATTAACAAATGCGTGGAAACTTAATCCTGAAAAATATGAAAGCCTCCTTTTTAACTACCTGGAGGGCATTGAAGCATACAAAGTTACGAATGCCGGAAGAACCGGATATGCCGTTTTGCCGGGAAATACGGGAAACCGTTTTTACGATGATAATGGACAGCTGATGATGCCGTTTTCAATGATTTATGATGTGGCTCAGAATGACATCGCTCTTCAAAACCTGAAAACTGCTTACGAGTTTAACAATGAAATTCGCGACAGTCAGTTCGCCATTCCGCAACACGAAGATCAACTCGGTTTTGGAATGTTGTTTTCCATGTCGGTAAATTACACCAGTTACGCAGCCGCTAAACTGTATCAGTATACAAACGATACCCGATACCTGAACGAGGCGTTGGCTTATTATCAGTTGGAGAACGATTTGTCGGTAAAAATTAAAGATTCAAATACAAAGTTGTTTAACCAGGCAAGCTATTACCAAAACGGAAACTGGTCGCTGAATGGAACTGTTAACGGAAACCAGGTTTGGGGTGGTGGTTACCGGGCTTACCAAACAACTGTTGTTATTCAAAATGCAATTCTTTTGTATCAGCTTACCAACGAACAAAAATACCTCGATGATGCCCACGAAATGATGGAAAGTTGTATTGATCAATGGTATAAACCGGGACAGGGTTTAAGCGAGATTTCGTTTTGGGGCGGCGACGATATGATTGATGCCTTACTTGATATGAACCGCGAAACGGCAGATGATAGATTTTATTCCATTGCTGCCGATATTATGGATTTTTTAAGTGCCTATAACAGAGATAAACGCGGTTATTACGCCGGTAGTTATTCGGATGCTGAAGGAAAATGGAATCTGAACAGATTAAACGAAAATCCCTCGGAAATTGGCATGATGGGACAAGCTGCTGCAGCCTCTTCATTTCTGAATGTGGCGCTTAGCTCTGAAAATATCCCAACTTCTATAATTGACTTGGAGAGTGAGGACAAAAAATCCGCTGTGATTATTTTCCCTAATCCGGCACACAGAGGGAAAGAACTGAAGATCAAAATACCTGAGAAAAGAGGTGTAGCCAGCGAGGCTTATTTATACAACCAATCCGGACAATTGGTTGAATGCTATGAATCACAGACGGTAGCAGGAGATGGAATGATTACGGTCACCCCGGCAGTCAACATTCCGGGAGTTTATTTTTTTCGAGTTATTTCCGGAGTCAGATCCTATAATGCAAAGGTGTTAATACATTGA
- a CDS encoding RagB/SusD family nutrient uptake outer membrane protein, producing the protein MKMKFLKYSAGVASLILMLLTSCNDLDLAPTNKFTEANYWTSPEKANMVLNMAYSQMYNSGYFFSTEALSDNIYEGRGSSSEKIISSGQADASNNHFANEWRDCYGGIKTCHTFLENVDRVEGMDEDLKARMNAEARFIRAYLYFRLTTWYGDVPLFETDITLDESKEIARTSHEEVLAFVRSELDAVIGILPTNDEYSEEDKGRITAGAAVALKARTYLYSNDWQNVVSTCEELINSDQYGSYSLFPSYEGIFLPENEYNDEVILDLGYVPSLRTWGEYFDYAPLSVGARVNQMAPTQELVDDYLMMNGRTIDDANSGYDENDPYVRRDPRLTATVVYHEFPWKLPDGTTQTIYIKPGTAPDESAEVDEYKGQGTNSTSTGYYMRKYYDPQSLASFTSGLNLILIRYADVLLMYAEAKNELNQMDENVWNSTVKALRERAGFTDASALDFDASLSSSDLREIIRRERRVELALEGLRIFDIRRWGTAETVLDGNPHGAQYGDPSIDNGYIRLDVRSFNPARDYLWAVPQSQKDLNPNLGQNPGY; encoded by the coding sequence ATGAAGATGAAATTTCTAAAATATAGTGCTGGCGTTGCAAGTTTAATTTTAATGCTACTTACTTCTTGTAACGATTTGGATTTGGCACCAACAAATAAGTTTACAGAAGCCAACTACTGGACATCGCCCGAAAAAGCCAATATGGTTTTGAATATGGCATACAGTCAGATGTATAATTCGGGTTATTTCTTCTCTACCGAAGCGCTCAGCGATAACATTTATGAAGGTCGTGGTTCAAGTTCGGAGAAGATCATTTCTTCGGGACAGGCCGATGCTTCAAACAATCATTTTGCCAACGAATGGAGAGACTGTTATGGAGGAATTAAAACCTGCCATACTTTTCTCGAAAATGTTGACCGGGTGGAAGGAATGGATGAAGACCTGAAAGCAAGAATGAATGCCGAGGCTCGTTTTATCCGTGCTTATCTGTATTTCCGTTTAACTACCTGGTACGGCGACGTTCCGTTGTTCGAAACCGATATTACATTGGACGAATCGAAAGAAATTGCACGTACTTCGCACGAAGAAGTGCTGGCATTTGTACGCAGCGAACTTGATGCCGTTATCGGTATTCTTCCAACAAACGATGAATACAGCGAAGAAGATAAGGGTAGAATTACTGCCGGAGCAGCAGTGGCACTAAAAGCCAGAACCTACTTATACAGTAACGACTGGCAAAATGTGGTAAGCACCTGCGAGGAATTGATCAATTCTGATCAGTATGGTTCATACAGTTTGTTCCCTTCGTACGAAGGTATTTTCCTTCCTGAAAATGAATACAACGATGAAGTAATCCTCGATTTGGGTTATGTACCGTCGTTGCGCACCTGGGGAGAATATTTTGATTACGCACCGCTTTCAGTGGGAGCACGTGTAAATCAAATGGCACCAACACAGGAATTGGTTGACGATTACCTGATGATGAACGGAAGAACCATTGACGATGCAAACTCGGGATACGATGAGAACGATCCGTATGTTCGTCGCGACCCACGTTTAACAGCAACTGTAGTTTATCACGAATTCCCATGGAAATTACCTGACGGAACAACTCAGACCATTTACATTAAACCGGGTACTGCACCTGATGAATCTGCCGAGGTGGATGAATACAAAGGTCAGGGTACCAACTCTACATCAACAGGTTATTACATGCGTAAGTACTACGATCCACAGTCGTTGGCATCGTTTACTTCGGGCCTGAATTTGATTTTGATTCGTTATGCCGACGTGCTGTTAATGTACGCCGAAGCTAAAAACGAACTGAACCAAATGGATGAAAATGTATGGAACAGTACAGTTAAAGCTTTGCGAGAGCGTGCCGGATTTACCGATGCAAGTGCCTTAGATTTTGATGCGTCGTTGAGCAGTTCTGATTTGCGCGAAATCATTCGCCGCGAACGTCGTGTTGAATTGGCTTTGGAAGGTTTACGAATCTTTGATATTCGTCGTTGGGGAACTGCTGAAACTGTTTTGGATGGAAATCCACACGGTGCACAGTATGGCGATCCAAGTATCGACAACGGTTATATCAGGCTCGATGTACGTTCATTTAATCCTGCAAGAGATTATTTATGGGCGGTTCCGCAGTCGCAAAAAGATTTAAATCCAAATCTTGGTCAAAACCCAGGCTATTAA
- a CDS encoding glycoside hydrolase family 76 protein, protein MNKGIIFLAIIGLFIFQACGKDEVDPENVGEETAINWAAAADSSSSSFIYSYWNPAGAYFYKNNSNNPEFTYWPQAHALDVAIDAYERTGDNLYFTTINDWYEGVKAKNGNTFLNVFYDDMEWNALAMLRAYNATDQERYKTAAISVWEDIKTGWNDNAGGGISWKKDQPYSKNACSNGPACILAARLYQQFGDEADKEWALDIYGWEKENLFNPASGAVYDNINTRTGETQMAWIFTYNQGTFLGSALELYNITGEKTYLNDAQKAADYTLNTLVNSGDRLLKDEGADDGGLFKGIFVRYFTQLILHPDLSDGTRNRYLQFLKYNAEKLWQEGTDKNKLLYGTYWKNKPGSTIDLSTQTSGATLIEAAALLEAEGLINP, encoded by the coding sequence ATGAATAAAGGAATTATATTTTTAGCTATAATTGGCCTGTTTATTTTTCAGGCATGCGGGAAGGATGAAGTTGATCCGGAAAATGTAGGAGAAGAAACTGCAATAAACTGGGCTGCGGCTGCCGATAGCAGTAGCTCGTCGTTTATTTATTCATACTGGAATCCTGCCGGTGCCTATTTTTATAAAAACAATTCGAACAACCCCGAATTTACTTACTGGCCGCAGGCACATGCTTTGGATGTTGCAATCGATGCTTACGAAAGAACGGGTGATAATTTGTACTTCACTACAATAAACGATTGGTACGAAGGTGTAAAAGCCAAAAACGGCAACACGTTTTTAAACGTTTTTTACGACGACATGGAATGGAATGCGCTGGCCATGTTACGTGCTTATAATGCAACCGATCAGGAACGTTATAAAACAGCAGCTATTTCGGTTTGGGAAGACATTAAAACCGGGTGGAACGACAACGCCGGTGGTGGCATTTCGTGGAAAAAGGACCAACCATACAGCAAAAATGCTTGTTCAAACGGTCCTGCCTGTATTCTGGCAGCACGACTATATCAGCAGTTTGGCGATGAGGCGGATAAAGAGTGGGCACTAGATATTTACGGATGGGAAAAGGAAAATCTATTTAATCCGGCAAGTGGTGCGGTGTACGACAACATTAACACCCGTACCGGGGAAACTCAAATGGCGTGGATTTTTACCTATAACCAGGGAACCTTTCTTGGATCAGCCTTGGAATTATATAACATTACCGGTGAAAAAACCTATTTAAATGATGCACAAAAAGCTGCCGATTATACGCTAAATACTTTGGTAAATAGTGGCGATCGACTGCTTAAAGATGAAGGCGCCGACGATGGTGGTTTGTTCAAAGGAATATTTGTACGCTATTTCACACAACTTATTCTTCATCCTGATTTGTCGGACGGTACCCGAAACCGCTACCTGCAATTTCTGAAATACAATGCAGAGAAACTGTGGCAGGAAGGAACTGATAAGAATAAATTGCTTTACGGAACTTACTGGAAAAACAAACCGGGAAGTACCATCGATTTGTCTACACAAACCAGCGGAGCGACTTTAATTGAAGCCGCCGCTTTACTTGAAGCAGAAGGACTGATTAATCCATAA